The following are encoded together in the Triticum dicoccoides isolate Atlit2015 ecotype Zavitan chromosome 6B, WEW_v2.0, whole genome shotgun sequence genome:
- the LOC119323043 gene encoding uncharacterized protein LOC119323043: MSTPASLPPPAPAATPLTDLLESPTFAPPAPAPPPPTPAAILTAWSHLRSAAPSPAVTLSALETLHLHRRSLRLSSAHLELLLPLLPLHPRLVSPLLATCPRLLPNYSLPFASLPLAPRLLLLGTLATAKSSKNSTSNGTSGSPSTGNLGSDHGGDDPIVAVSRILENTEQGSETSDVIDHLALAGIGHALACADELHFGRILVSLVRICGRIGDVGVGVRVLKLVDWLVSGFVESRRMRKVQVLFEVISPEKCESEGYVLFPAVMAACGGLRALRVASVRHRLDFAPKLKDAPEWTIRFAAKRATVEGRHDDDQRRVLLQCVALGLTQCGPVASNDSVLQCVLMALLEELLPLPCLLRISVKSPDGNSAELAKNQVKQHQDSVLFKEAGPVTGVLCNQYSFADEKTKDYVETRVCEYAQELYHHLRAAVLLHQTKRNDLLAEIDKIAEAAFFMIVSFAAEVAKHRLDANSSGGLQPEVAVRILVEFSCVEHLRRLRLPEYTEAIRRAVVVNQDNAAASALFVESMPSCAELTTKPDLLTLDGTRYICYADEVQTSRILFYLRVMPTCISLIPADLIRDKLAPVVFLYIQHSNEKITRVVHSVMVSFLSSGNDTDQDDRVALKEQVAFDYIRRSLEAYPGVTPFDGLASGVVALVRHLPAKSPAILFCIHSLAVKAKDLCSTAMVQDRSLWRSWEESTEPCKKVLDLLLRLIFLVDIQSFSYLLKELAEFVTSLPKEGQDVLLDDMHAHVAESDDVVRKPVLVSWLQSLSYISSQADVRESRNNAKNARSAGGVELSLNRTIARL, translated from the exons ATGTCCACGCCGGCCAGTCTCCCGCCGCCGGCCCCCGCCGCCACGCCCCTCACCGACCTCCTCGAGTCACCCACCTTCGCGCCCCCCGCGCCAGCGCCCCCGCCTCCCACCCCCGCCGCCATCCTCACCGCGTGGTCGCACCTCCGCAGCGCCGCTCCCTCCCCTGCGGTCACCCTCTCCGCCCTCGAGACCCTCCACCTGCACCGCCGCTCGCTCCGCCTCAGCTCCGCGCACCTCGagctgctcctgccgcttctcccGCTCCACCCGCGCCTCGTCTCCCCGCTGCTCGCCACCTGCCCGCGTCTCCTCCCCAACTATTCGCTCCCCTTtgcctccctccctctcgcccCTCGGCTCCTCCTCCTGGGCACGCTCGCCACCGCCAAGAGCTCCAAGAATTCCACCAGCAATGGCACCTCAGGGAGCCCCAGCACGGGGAATCTCGGGAGCGACCATGGTGGCGACGACCCCATTGTGGCTGTGAGTCGCATTCTAGAGAATACGGAGCAGGGCAGTGAGACCAGCGATGTTATTGACCACCTTGCGCTTGCTGGTATTGGCCATGCCCTGGCATGTGCAGATGAGCTGCACTTTGGAAGGATCCTTGTGTCCCTGGTTAGGATTTGCGGCAGGATCGGGGATGTAGGTGTTGGTGTTAGGGTGCTTAAGCTGGTGGATTGGCTGGTGTCGGGGTTCGTCGAGTCGAGGAGGATGCGCAAGGTTCAGGTTCTGTTCGAGGTAATTTCGCCGGAGAAGTGCGAGAGCGAGGGTTATGTGCTGTTTCCGGCGGTGATGGCGGCTTGCGGTGGACTACGGGCATTGAGGGTTGCTTCGGTGAGACATCGCTTGGACTTTGCCCCAAAATTGAAGGACGCTCCTGAATGGACCATTCGTTTTGCAGCTAAGAGGGCAACTGTAGAAGGGAGGCATGACGATGATCAGCGACGTGTCCTTCTTCAGTGTGTTGCATTAGGTTTGACACAGTGTGGGCCGGTAGCGTCTAATGATTCAGTGTTACAGTGTGTTCTTATGGCACTGCTGGAGGAGCTCCTTCCTCTTCCATGTCTGCTTAGGATCTCAGTTAAGAGTCCAGATGGAAATTCAGCTGAGCTTGCCAAGAATCAGGTCAagcaacaccaggatagtgtccttttcaaagaagcaGGGCCAGTGACTGGGGTTCTGTGCAATCAGTATTCATTTGCTGATGAGAAGACTAAAGATTATGTTGAAACTCGTGTATGTGAATATGCGCAAGAGCTGTATCATCATCTTCGTGCAGCAGTGTTGCTGCACCAGACGAAACGGAATGATTTGCTTGCTGAGATTGATAAGATTGCTGAGGCAGCATTTTTTATGATTGTAAGCTTTGCAGCAGAGGTTGCAAAACACAGGTTGGATGCAAACTCCTCAGGGGGGTTACAGCCAGAGGTTGCTGTTAGGATCTTGGTGGAATTCTCTTGTGTGGAACATCTGAGACGTTTGCGTCTTCCTGAGTACACTGAAGCAATCCGGCGTGCTGTTGTTGTTAATCAGGATAATGCGGCAGCCAGTGCTTTATTCGTTGAGTCAATGCCTTCATGTGCTGAATTGACAACCAAACCAG ATTTACTAACCTTGGATGGAACAAGATATATCTGTTACGCGGATGAGGTTCAGACGTCACGCATATTGTTTTATCTGCGGGTTATGCCTACTTGTATTAGCCTTATTCCAGCTGATCTAATTCGGGATAAATTAGCTCCGGTCGTATTCCT ATACATACAACATTCGAATGAAAAAATAACACGTGTTGTACACTCGGTGATGGTATCATTCCTGTCATCTGGCAATGATACTGATCAGGATGATCGAGTGGCTTTGAAAGAGCAAGTCGCCTTTGATTATATTAGGAGATCCTTGGAG GCTTATCCTGGGGTAACTCCATTTGATGGATTAGCATCAGGAGTTGTTGCACTTGTTCGGCACCTTCCTGCAAAGAGCCCTGCCATTCTGTTTTGTATCCATAGCCTTGCTGTGAAGGCTAAAGATCTTTGCAGTACTGCAATGGTTCAGGACAGATCATTATGGAGGTCATGGGAAGAAAGCACAGAGCCCTGCAAGAAAGTATTGGACTTGTTGCTACGGCTCATCTTCCTTGTTGATATTCAG TCATTCTCTTATCTGCTCAAGGAGCTGGCGGAATTTGTCACCTCGCTGCCAAAGGAAGGCCAGGATGTGCTCCTCGATGACATGCACGCCCATGTCGCGGAATCTGACGATGTTGTACGGAAGCctgtgctcgtgtcgtggttgcagTCCCTATCATACATAAGCTCACAAGCTGATGTTCGTGAATCTCGTAATAACGCGAAAAATGCTCGTTCTGCGGGTGGGGTTGAGCTGAGCCTGAACAGAACTATTGCACGCTTGTGA
- the LOC119322950 gene encoding peroxisome biogenesis protein 16-like isoform X4, with amino-acid sequence MEAYKVWVRKNRDLVRSLESLANGVTWILPERFANSEIAPEAVYALLGIVSSVNQHIIETPNDGHSLASKEQSIPWALVVSILKDVEAVVEVAAQHFVGDDRKWGFLAVTEAVKACVRLAAFRESGYRMLLQGGEVENEEEDVLEDNQGVKTNGVPVIYPVNGHSQNGHWITTDGPDGKPGIISKSLEGRAVAALNRFGQNAKMLSDPTWMSRLQPSPVPPVMEIEKPTFATIWSSKGVSGRLFMLGEAVHIFRPLVYVLLIRKFGIKSWTPWLVSLAVELTSLGIHSHATDLNHRAGKVHQLSSAERDELKRRKMMWALYVMRDPFFASYTRRHLEKAEKALNPVPLIGFITGKLVELLEGAQSRYTYTSGS; translated from the exons ATGGAGGCCTACAAGGTCTGGGTGCGGAAGAACCGGGACCTCGTCCGCTCCCTCGAGTCCCTCGCCAAC GGGGTGACGTGGATACTTCCTGAGCGCTTCGCTAACTCCGAGATCGCCCCGGAAGCAG TATATGCACTTCTGGGCATTGTAAGTTCTGTCAACCAGCATATAATTGAGACACCAAATGATGGTCACTCACTGGCCTCCAAGGAACAATCTATCCCATGGGCTCTTGTTGTATCCATACTGAAGGATGTGGAAGCAGTTGTTGAAGTTGCTGCCCAGCACTTTGTTGGAGATGATCGCAAATGGGGCTTCCTTGCTGTTACAGAAGCAGTGAA AGCATGTGTCAGGTTAGCCGCTTTCAGGGAGAGTGGCTACAGGATGCTCTTACAAGGAGGGGAGGTGGAAAACGAAGAGGAGGATGTTCTTGAAGACAATCAGGGAGTCAAGACTAATGGAGTGCCAGTAATCTATCCGGTTAATGGACATTCCCAAAATGGCCATTGGATTACGACTGATGGTCCGGATGGAAAACCTGGAATTATATCTAAGAGTCTGGAGGGAAGAGCAGTAGCTGCTTTAAACAGGTTTGGTCAGAATGCAAAGATGTTGTCAGATCCCACGTGGATGAGCAGGCTCCAACCTTCTCCTGTTCCTCCTG TGATGGAGATTGAGAAGCCAACTTTCGCAACCATTTGGTCTTCTAAAGGGGTTTCTGGGCGCTTATTCATGTTAGGGGAGGCCGTCCACATATTCAGACCACTTGTATACGTACTCTTGATTAGAAAGTTTGGCATCAAATCTTGGACCCCGTGGTTGGTCTCACTAGCTGTGGAGCTCACAAGCCTTGGCATTCATTCGCATGCAACAGATCTGAATCATAGAGCTGGGAAAGTTCATCAGCTCTCGTCTGCTGAGAGGGATGAG TTGAAAAGGCGAAAAATGATGTGGGCACTTTATGTCATGAGAGATCCGTTCTTTGCCAGCTACACCAG GCGTCATCTTGAGAAGGCTGAGAAAGCGCTGAATCCAGTGCCGCTTATCGGTTTCATCACAG GTAAACTTGTGGAATTATTGGAGGGGGCTCAGTCGCGGTATACATATACATCAGGCTCGTAG
- the LOC119322950 gene encoding peroxisome biogenesis protein 16-like isoform X2, with amino-acid sequence MEAYKVWVRKNRDLVRSLESLANGVTWILPERFANSEIAPEAGDASLSIGVTFSPTPRFFGLNLLSSVVYALLGIVSSVNQHIIETPNDGHSLASKEQSIPWALVVSILKDVEAVVEVAAQHFVGDDRKWGFLAVTEAVKACVRLAAFRESGYRMLLQGGEVENEEEDVLEDNQGVKTNGVPVIYPVNGHSQNGHWITTDGPDGKPGIISKSLEGRAVAALNRFGQNAKMLSDPTWMSRLQPSPVPPVMEIEKPTFATIWSSKGVSGRLFMLGEAVHIFRPLVYVLLIRKFGIKSWTPWLVSLAVELTSLGIHSHATDLNHRAGKVHQLSSAERDELKRRKMMWALYVMRDPFFASYTRRHLEKAEKALNPVPLIGFITGKLVELLEGAQSRYTYTSGS; translated from the exons ATGGAGGCCTACAAGGTCTGGGTGCGGAAGAACCGGGACCTCGTCCGCTCCCTCGAGTCCCTCGCCAAC GGGGTGACGTGGATACTTCCTGAGCGCTTCGCTAACTCCGAGATCGCCCCGGAAGCAGGTGATGCAAGTCTTTCAATAGGAGTAACATTTAGTCCCACTCCACGTTTTTTTGGTCTGAATCTTCTATCATCGGTTG TATATGCACTTCTGGGCATTGTAAGTTCTGTCAACCAGCATATAATTGAGACACCAAATGATGGTCACTCACTGGCCTCCAAGGAACAATCTATCCCATGGGCTCTTGTTGTATCCATACTGAAGGATGTGGAAGCAGTTGTTGAAGTTGCTGCCCAGCACTTTGTTGGAGATGATCGCAAATGGGGCTTCCTTGCTGTTACAGAAGCAGTGAA AGCATGTGTCAGGTTAGCCGCTTTCAGGGAGAGTGGCTACAGGATGCTCTTACAAGGAGGGGAGGTGGAAAACGAAGAGGAGGATGTTCTTGAAGACAATCAGGGAGTCAAGACTAATGGAGTGCCAGTAATCTATCCGGTTAATGGACATTCCCAAAATGGCCATTGGATTACGACTGATGGTCCGGATGGAAAACCTGGAATTATATCTAAGAGTCTGGAGGGAAGAGCAGTAGCTGCTTTAAACAGGTTTGGTCAGAATGCAAAGATGTTGTCAGATCCCACGTGGATGAGCAGGCTCCAACCTTCTCCTGTTCCTCCTG TGATGGAGATTGAGAAGCCAACTTTCGCAACCATTTGGTCTTCTAAAGGGGTTTCTGGGCGCTTATTCATGTTAGGGGAGGCCGTCCACATATTCAGACCACTTGTATACGTACTCTTGATTAGAAAGTTTGGCATCAAATCTTGGACCCCGTGGTTGGTCTCACTAGCTGTGGAGCTCACAAGCCTTGGCATTCATTCGCATGCAACAGATCTGAATCATAGAGCTGGGAAAGTTCATCAGCTCTCGTCTGCTGAGAGGGATGAG TTGAAAAGGCGAAAAATGATGTGGGCACTTTATGTCATGAGAGATCCGTTCTTTGCCAGCTACACCAG GCGTCATCTTGAGAAGGCTGAGAAAGCGCTGAATCCAGTGCCGCTTATCGGTTTCATCACAG GTAAACTTGTGGAATTATTGGAGGGGGCTCAGTCGCGGTATACATATACATCAGGCTCGTAG
- the LOC119322950 gene encoding peroxisome biogenesis protein 16-like isoform X3, whose translation MEAYKVWVRKNRDLVRSLESLANGVTWILPERFANSEIAPEAVYALLGIVSSVNQHIIETPNDGHSLASKEQSIPWALVVSILKDVEAVVEVAAQHFVGDDRKWGFLAVTEAVKACVRLAAFRESGYRMLLQGGEVENEEEDVLEDNQGVKTNGVPVIYPVNGHSQNGHWITTDGPDGKPGIISKSLEGRAVAALNRFGQNAKMLSDPTWMSRLQPSPVPPAVMEIEKPTFATIWSSKGVSGRLFMLGEAVHIFRPLVYVLLIRKFGIKSWTPWLVSLAVELTSLGIHSHATDLNHRAGKVHQLSSAERDELKRRKMMWALYVMRDPFFASYTRRHLEKAEKALNPVPLIGFITGKLVELLEGAQSRYTYTSGS comes from the exons ATGGAGGCCTACAAGGTCTGGGTGCGGAAGAACCGGGACCTCGTCCGCTCCCTCGAGTCCCTCGCCAAC GGGGTGACGTGGATACTTCCTGAGCGCTTCGCTAACTCCGAGATCGCCCCGGAAGCAG TATATGCACTTCTGGGCATTGTAAGTTCTGTCAACCAGCATATAATTGAGACACCAAATGATGGTCACTCACTGGCCTCCAAGGAACAATCTATCCCATGGGCTCTTGTTGTATCCATACTGAAGGATGTGGAAGCAGTTGTTGAAGTTGCTGCCCAGCACTTTGTTGGAGATGATCGCAAATGGGGCTTCCTTGCTGTTACAGAAGCAGTGAA AGCATGTGTCAGGTTAGCCGCTTTCAGGGAGAGTGGCTACAGGATGCTCTTACAAGGAGGGGAGGTGGAAAACGAAGAGGAGGATGTTCTTGAAGACAATCAGGGAGTCAAGACTAATGGAGTGCCAGTAATCTATCCGGTTAATGGACATTCCCAAAATGGCCATTGGATTACGACTGATGGTCCGGATGGAAAACCTGGAATTATATCTAAGAGTCTGGAGGGAAGAGCAGTAGCTGCTTTAAACAGGTTTGGTCAGAATGCAAAGATGTTGTCAGATCCCACGTGGATGAGCAGGCTCCAACCTTCTCCTGTTCCTCCTG CAGTGATGGAGATTGAGAAGCCAACTTTCGCAACCATTTGGTCTTCTAAAGGGGTTTCTGGGCGCTTATTCATGTTAGGGGAGGCCGTCCACATATTCAGACCACTTGTATACGTACTCTTGATTAGAAAGTTTGGCATCAAATCTTGGACCCCGTGGTTGGTCTCACTAGCTGTGGAGCTCACAAGCCTTGGCATTCATTCGCATGCAACAGATCTGAATCATAGAGCTGGGAAAGTTCATCAGCTCTCGTCTGCTGAGAGGGATGAG TTGAAAAGGCGAAAAATGATGTGGGCACTTTATGTCATGAGAGATCCGTTCTTTGCCAGCTACACCAG GCGTCATCTTGAGAAGGCTGAGAAAGCGCTGAATCCAGTGCCGCTTATCGGTTTCATCACAG GTAAACTTGTGGAATTATTGGAGGGGGCTCAGTCGCGGTATACATATACATCAGGCTCGTAG
- the LOC119322950 gene encoding peroxisome biogenesis protein 16-like isoform X1, translating into MEAYKVWVRKNRDLVRSLESLANGVTWILPERFANSEIAPEAGDASLSIGVTFSPTPRFFGLNLLSSVVYALLGIVSSVNQHIIETPNDGHSLASKEQSIPWALVVSILKDVEAVVEVAAQHFVGDDRKWGFLAVTEAVKACVRLAAFRESGYRMLLQGGEVENEEEDVLEDNQGVKTNGVPVIYPVNGHSQNGHWITTDGPDGKPGIISKSLEGRAVAALNRFGQNAKMLSDPTWMSRLQPSPVPPAVMEIEKPTFATIWSSKGVSGRLFMLGEAVHIFRPLVYVLLIRKFGIKSWTPWLVSLAVELTSLGIHSHATDLNHRAGKVHQLSSAERDELKRRKMMWALYVMRDPFFASYTRRHLEKAEKALNPVPLIGFITGKLVELLEGAQSRYTYTSGS; encoded by the exons ATGGAGGCCTACAAGGTCTGGGTGCGGAAGAACCGGGACCTCGTCCGCTCCCTCGAGTCCCTCGCCAAC GGGGTGACGTGGATACTTCCTGAGCGCTTCGCTAACTCCGAGATCGCCCCGGAAGCAGGTGATGCAAGTCTTTCAATAGGAGTAACATTTAGTCCCACTCCACGTTTTTTTGGTCTGAATCTTCTATCATCGGTTG TATATGCACTTCTGGGCATTGTAAGTTCTGTCAACCAGCATATAATTGAGACACCAAATGATGGTCACTCACTGGCCTCCAAGGAACAATCTATCCCATGGGCTCTTGTTGTATCCATACTGAAGGATGTGGAAGCAGTTGTTGAAGTTGCTGCCCAGCACTTTGTTGGAGATGATCGCAAATGGGGCTTCCTTGCTGTTACAGAAGCAGTGAA AGCATGTGTCAGGTTAGCCGCTTTCAGGGAGAGTGGCTACAGGATGCTCTTACAAGGAGGGGAGGTGGAAAACGAAGAGGAGGATGTTCTTGAAGACAATCAGGGAGTCAAGACTAATGGAGTGCCAGTAATCTATCCGGTTAATGGACATTCCCAAAATGGCCATTGGATTACGACTGATGGTCCGGATGGAAAACCTGGAATTATATCTAAGAGTCTGGAGGGAAGAGCAGTAGCTGCTTTAAACAGGTTTGGTCAGAATGCAAAGATGTTGTCAGATCCCACGTGGATGAGCAGGCTCCAACCTTCTCCTGTTCCTCCTG CAGTGATGGAGATTGAGAAGCCAACTTTCGCAACCATTTGGTCTTCTAAAGGGGTTTCTGGGCGCTTATTCATGTTAGGGGAGGCCGTCCACATATTCAGACCACTTGTATACGTACTCTTGATTAGAAAGTTTGGCATCAAATCTTGGACCCCGTGGTTGGTCTCACTAGCTGTGGAGCTCACAAGCCTTGGCATTCATTCGCATGCAACAGATCTGAATCATAGAGCTGGGAAAGTTCATCAGCTCTCGTCTGCTGAGAGGGATGAG TTGAAAAGGCGAAAAATGATGTGGGCACTTTATGTCATGAGAGATCCGTTCTTTGCCAGCTACACCAG GCGTCATCTTGAGAAGGCTGAGAAAGCGCTGAATCCAGTGCCGCTTATCGGTTTCATCACAG GTAAACTTGTGGAATTATTGGAGGGGGCTCAGTCGCGGTATACATATACATCAGGCTCGTAG